From Manihot esculenta cultivar AM560-2 chromosome 18, M.esculenta_v8, whole genome shotgun sequence:
catcGGAGTCTCTCGATTGAGCTTTGATCACCTTATATTTTCAGTACTTCTATTTATGGCTACGTCAGCTCCTGTTTATCCGGGTTCTCTGCCAATCCCAGTCGACCTCTTTGTCTCGAAGAAACATCCAGGACTGGCACCAAGTGAACTTGGGTTCGCTGATTCCTTAGGGAATTTAGTTTTCAGAGTCAGTCGAACTTATTCGAAAAAATCATCATCTCGTCCATGGGTATTGCTTGATGAATCGAAAATTCCCCTCTTTTCCTGGTGTCGCCAAGATGTAAGTCACTCTTTCTCTCTATAACCCTATCTGGATATTTATGTTGATGATTATTTTAAGCTTCAAGCCTCCTTGCGTAGATCATAAGCAGCACATAAATGATTAATTGTAATCTAGTATAGGAGATTTATCTCAGAATAATCATTGAAATCCTATGTATTGAATCtagaatttagaaaaaaataaaattagcaaaATGTGATTTTTGTGTGCGATATGCAGTAAATTATCAATTGTAGTAAACATTTGCTGGATTAGAAAATAAGCTAAATTAGTCattgtttttatatattatttttatacatcgTCCAGTTTCAATTTATTTCAATATAATCACTCAATTTTAATTTGGTTCTCCTCTGCCTGCGCTGAAGTAGTTGATGCCCAAGACATGGAGAGTTGTGGCATATCCTCGTCAATTTACAGTCTAGTTTgcttaaaatgtaaaatattataatttataactcaAACTAAAATTGgatattttattataagttGAATGATATAATTGAAACAACCCTCAAGTTGAGTAATGGTGGATAAAAATTACCTTTGTCAGGTTTACATGGTAACCACGAAACCAGCTAAATTCAAAGAGATTTCTTTTGTAACTAAACTAAAATTGAGTAATTTTATTGAAGTTGAAGGATGATTGGAACATCTCCTAAAGTTAAGGAATAGCGGATAAAAATTATCTGTTATTATTTCTGATTGCAAGAAGTCTTGCAGTTTATGTCACATTTTAATTTTCTAGTTTTGCAATGTACTAATGCAATGTATTTGTTGGTTGTAGAATAGATCTTGGCATGTTTTCACTGGAGGTGAAGAAGGGGAGAAGGAAATGGTATTCAGAGTACAAAGAACATTGAACAAGCTTTGTAGAAGTGAGTTAGAGGTCTTTCTTGTAGGAGAAAATTCGGCAGAATCAACCTCTGACTTCAACGTGAAAGGTTGCTCCTTCCAGAGATCCTGCACCATCTATAGAGGCAATTCCATTGTAGCCCAGGTAAATTTAGTGATTACTGTGGTTGCAGACTACTTTGGGTTGAGGGATATTGACATTATCATTATCAGAGAATTATTTTGCCTAGATTTTTCCTTTTTGCCTTTAGGCATCCTTCATAATCAATATgtggatttaattttttcaagccTTCTGCTACAATTGGTGGCAGCTACTCTTGTCAATGATTTATTGAGAATGCTTGCGTAGAATCAAGAATACTGTAGTTGCTACCACTGAATTCTATGCTTATGTAACTCAAATTTGCTGTATTCATGTGTTTTGAACCAACAGAAGTGATCCTCCTATACACTGGTTTGCTTTCAGACAACCTATCCATTCTTTGGGCCCTTCTTGCAATTTTTTCATGTTCAATTTAATCTACATTTGCACCCTGACCATCGGTGGTTTTGGTCATTTTTGCACAGGTTTTGAACTGATGTTGCTCTTTCTTGCTCTCTGCTTTATTGAATGCTTTTTTGCCCTTGGTTCAGTCATGCAGCCAGTGTTTATCACTTCTCATGTCATTGACTCATTTTGCATTCTGACTAGTATTTTGGCATTGAAGTGAGCACCGTTCTTATTTTGTATACCCTAAAAACAATTTTTAATGACATCTAAACATGTTGAAAATGCTGCTTTAACAAAATGCCAACTCTCTGGAGAGCAAATTTTCCCAGTTATGGTAAACACTGTGATGTGGAAGGCTTTCTAGCACAATCAGTGTCTTGCTTTATGCTATTTGGAAAAGAGCTCATTCATAGATACGTGTTTTTTGTTTATCCACTGTTGGGTCTTTGGGGAAGGTGTAGTCCCATATAGAATGTGCatctgttaaaaaaaaaataaaatagaattcttAATAAAGTCCAAACATATTGGATCCAAAAATATTAGACATTTGCTTTGTCAGTTACTTGAGTTGAACATTTTGATTTACTAAATCTTTTTTAAGTTTCCActttaattaaaagttttttcTTGGAAcatatctttctttttttttaaaaaaaaaaaaaactgcacCATAACAACGTAAATCAAAgcagaaaaatttaaaattttattagaatatTTGATTAGATCAACTAACCTACTTGCACGCTATAGCAATATTGTATTTGTTTGTCTCCCTCTCCCTTTCTCCCCTCCCCACCCCCCCAACAccccaccaaaaaaaaaaaaaatagtaattaacAGAGCACTACTTGACGCTTTATGTTTGTTTTCTGATACTAAATGAAAATTATCTTGCAACATTCTATGCAGACGAGTCTCATGTACAAGCTTCACCAGATTTTTGTTGGAAGGAGTAGATTTCGACTAACCATATTTCCTGGATCTGTAGATCATGCACTAGTTATAGCTTTGATCGTGATATTTTTATATGGATAAAAACAACTAAATCGAGTTAATACATTTGTTCCATACATTTTTTTGGACAAGAGGTATATGTTTCTATATTACATCAAACAAGTATTGtgattttgcatattagaataTTAATCTTCTCTTTGTAAAGATCATGTCCCCAGTGAACCTGTATGTTGAGTTTGTGATTTGGAATATGAATATGTGGATCTTGCTTTTCATGCTAGCTCCTTTACTACTGCTTTGTGGAATATAAATCCACTTTTTCAGAAGCTTACCTTTCTATCCCTTTTCTTCAAGTATTAGAGGATTTTTTGTGTGGATGTGCGCTCTCCTTCTAGTCGACTAACTCTAATCGAAGTTgtttcattaaataaataatcaacATTTTATTTCCAAGGTTCTAGCTTATTATCTtttagtttgaattttaaatttcagtAGTAGATAAGAAatcttttgaatttaaaatttgaattttgatgtAATCCTTAGTGCATATGTTGCTTTCATTATAAAAGCtcattgattttattaataaagcatGCGGAAAATTTATCCAACAGTTTTATGAGACTAGAGAATTCTCCCAATTGAGTTCTCGAATATATTCAACTACAAGGAAAAGCAGGAACACTAACAAACGAAAGGCAGCGTGGCATGAGGAAGAGTTTCCGGGTAATGAACATGTGATAAGATCTTATTCAAGGGTACTTAATAACACGTGGTATCCAAGCTAGTCGTTATGGGTGATCCCGTACTTAATAATATGGTATCCAAGCTAGTCGTTATGAGTGATCTCGTAACTTAGAGGAGAAgctaaattttaattctttcatgttttaagatTTAGATAAACCATTTTTGAACTAATTCAAACCTTCAATAAAAGTCAAAATTAAAATCGGGATGGAGAGAATAGTAACTAGTAAAATTTTGGTCAACAAGCTAATAAGGAGAAACAATGATGTGTGGTGCCTAATATGCGAAAATTTTTGCTCACTTAATGGCTCCAATAAGTCGCATGTGTGGTTTAATTTGTGTGAATAATTGTTTCATAATCAACAAACAATAAAAGCAGAAAAAGTTAATCAAGCTGCCTTTCATCTTAGTATAGGAGGAATTGGAGATGACAAGACAAGTGTATTGTAACTTGTGATTTGACCATCTTTTGTGTGACAATTTATCGGGGGAATTGGTGAACCTTAAGCAAATTGAATCAGTAGAAGATTATTGTTGCCAAACTTAATCCTTATTAGCTAGAGCGATAACTATTCAAACCGATCAACAAGTCGACCTATTTGCTAAAAAATTGTCTAAGATTATTTAGATTCAGGTAGAATTACAAAAATCTCTCATCTTAATCTGATTACAATAACCAAGTCTATCAGATAATCAAATATTGATAGTTTTTAAATCCTTGCAAGTTTTATATTACGTATTACAGAAAAAGGTTTCAAAATAGAAAGTGAATGTGATGTAGACAAGTATAGAAAAGTCAATAAAGGTTGGCTATAGTTTTAGAGGAAAATAGTTAGGCAGTTATAATTGCCTCAACAGGCGTAGGAAGTGAGAATAAAAATGGTAAGTTACTCTTGTATTTAGTACGCTATTTTTCAAGAATCAATACAACTTTCTCTCcattatctctctctctctctctctctctct
This genomic window contains:
- the LOC110606080 gene encoding protein LURP-one-related 7, whose product is MATSAPVYPGSLPIPVDLFVSKKHPGLAPSELGFADSLGNLVFRVSRTYSKKSSSRPWVLLDESKIPLFSWCRQDNRSWHVFTGGEEGEKEMVFRVQRTLNKLCRSELEVFLVGENSAESTSDFNVKGCSFQRSCTIYRGNSIVAQTSLMYKLHQIFVGRSRFRLTIFPGSVDHALVIALIVIFLYG